Proteins from one Nitrospira sp. genomic window:
- a CDS encoding phage tail protein: protein MPTDTRTDPFRSFNFRVEIDGLTVAAFSEVSGLTAEGDAVDYREGTDAINNVRKLTGLRKYANLMFKRGYVQDNSLWQWYQQIANGENVRRNGSVILMNEAHADVMRWNFENAWVNKIEGPGLKASGNEVGIESMELVHEGLTLELEGAGR, encoded by the coding sequence ATGCCCACTGATACCCGTACGGACCCATTCCGTAGTTTTAACTTTCGTGTTGAGATCGATGGCTTAACAGTGGCGGCTTTCAGTGAAGTCAGCGGCCTCACCGCCGAAGGTGACGCCGTGGACTACAGGGAAGGTACTGACGCGATCAACAATGTGCGTAAGCTCACAGGCCTTAGAAAATACGCCAATCTCATGTTCAAGCGTGGCTATGTCCAGGATAATAGCCTGTGGCAGTGGTATCAGCAGATTGCCAATGGCGAAAATGTCCGCCGCAACGGCAGCGTCATTCTGATGAACGAAGCCCACGCGGACGTGATGCGCTGGAATTTCGAAAACGCCTGGGTCAACAAGATTGAGGGCCCCGGGCTCAAAGCCAGCGGCAATGAGGTGGGTATCGAGAGCATGGAGTTGGTCCACGAAGGGCTCACTTTGGAGCTAGAAGGCGCTGGTCGTTAA